Proteins encoded within one genomic window of Oncorhynchus nerka isolate Pitt River linkage group LG9b, Oner_Uvic_2.0, whole genome shotgun sequence:
- the LOC115114196 gene encoding protein ABHD8-like encodes MLTSITDGILCCLTGKAASLVMPVESSEPADTFEFVEVKPGRVLRVRHIIPERQSSVVTEEDQVKEPEQGSGSNSSSSVHCKRKITVYRNGQLVIENLGDVLHSQILQCQDGDLEPYSTVEVELADYKEVPTSPEPKPTPPLPTVGDQKPAAPPRRRHRKPKRTLMIDSEREISSCKGTHSDVALFFVHGVGGSLDIWGSQLDFFSRLGYEVIAPDLAGHGVSKAPHITAAYTFYALAEDMRAIFKKYARKRNILVGHSYGVSFCTFLAHEYPDQVHKVVMINGGGPTALEPNLCSIFQLPSCVLHCLSPCLAWSFLKAGFARQGAKEKQLLKQGNAFNVNPFVLRAMMSGQYWPEGDEVYHAELTVPILLVHGMYDKFVPMDEDQRMAEILLFAFLKVIEEGSHMVMMECPDTVNTLLHEFFLWEPDMSKKDTAKTDPDKTVTVNGVVIQTPKPNKPMDK; translated from the exons ATGCTGACCAGCATTACAGACGGGATCCTGTGCTGTCTGACTGGGAAGGCTGCCAGCCTGGTGATGCCCGTCGAGTCCTCTGAGCCAGCTGACACCTTTGAGTTTGTGGAGGTGAAGCCCGGGAGAGTCCTAAGGGTTCGCCACATCATCCCTGAGCGGCAGTCATCGGTGGTAACGGAGGAGGACCAGGTAAAGGAGCCAGAGCAGGGCAGTggaagcaacagcagcagcagtgtgcACTGCAAGCGCAAGATCACTGTCTACCGCAACGGCCAGCTAGTCATTGAGAACCTGGGTGACGTGCTGCACTCGCAGATCCTCCAGTGCCAGGATGGTGACCTAGAGCCCTATAGCACCGTGGAGGTGGAACTGGCCGACTATAAGGAAGTGCCCACCTCCCCTGAACCCAAACCCACGCCTCCTCTACCCACGGTCGGGGATCAGAAACCCGCGGCGCCTCCTCGCCGGCGCCATCGCAAGCCTAAGCGCACATTGATGATTGACTCGGAGAGGGAGATCTCCAGCTGCAAGGGGACACACTCGGATGTGGCGCTCTTTTTCGTACATGGGGTAGGCGGCTCGCTGGACATCTGGGGCAGCCAGCTGGACTTCTTCTCGCGGCTGGGGTATGAGGTCATCGCCCCTGACCTGGCGGGCCACGGGGTCAGCAAAGCGCCCCACATCACGGCGGCCTACACCTTCTATGCCCTGGCAGAGGACATGCGCGCCATCTTCAAGAAATACGCCCGTAAACGCAACATCCTAGTCGGGCACTCCTATGG GGTATCGTTCTGTACCTTCCTGGCCCATGAGTATCCAGACCAGGTTCACAAGGTGGTGATGATCAATGGAGGGGGGCCCACAGCTCTGGAGCCCAACCTCTGTTCCATCTTCCAGCTGCCTTCCTGTGTGTTGCActgcctctccccctgtctggccTGGAGCTTTCTCAA GGCTGGGTTTGCCCGTCAGGGAGCCAAAGAGAAGCAGCTGCTGAAGCAGGGCAATGCCTTCAATGTGAATCCATTTGTGCTGCGAGCCATGATGAGTGGGCAGTATTGGCCCGAGGGGGATGAGGTGTACCATGCTGAGCTTACTGTGCCCATCCTGTTGGTGCACGGCATGTACGACAAGTTTGTGCCTATGGATGAGGACCAACGCATGGCAGAG ATCCTTCTGTTTGCGTTCCTGAAAGTCATTGAGGAGGGCAGTCACATGGTGATGATGGAGTGCCCTGACACAGTCAACACCCTCCTGCACGAGTTTTTCCTATGGGAGCCCGACATGTCCAAAAAGGACACAGCTAAGACTGATCCTGACAAGACTGTTACGGTCAATGGCGTTGTCATCCAGACACCAAAACCAAACAAGCCCATGGACAAATAA